One genomic segment of Pseudonocardia sp. T1-2H includes these proteins:
- a CDS encoding GNAT family N-acetyltransferase: protein MTVRRALVDDVEAMAGVMAAVAGEGLIGTESPVDVDAVRRRFRDTITGPGPAAMWVFELEGRILGQAGLHETGAAGVLAFGAAILPDGRGRGGGRALLAAALDHARRCGAHKIELEVWPDNARAIALYSRVGFTVEGVRRDHYRRRDGSLRSTMLMAIAIDRGAASDAT, encoded by the coding sequence ATGACCGTGCGGCGAGCGTTGGTAGACGATGTCGAGGCCATGGCGGGGGTCATGGCCGCGGTGGCCGGGGAAGGGCTGATCGGTACCGAGTCGCCGGTCGACGTCGACGCCGTACGACGGCGTTTCCGCGACACGATCACGGGCCCGGGACCGGCGGCCATGTGGGTGTTCGAGCTGGAAGGCCGGATCCTCGGTCAGGCGGGACTGCACGAGACCGGGGCCGCAGGGGTGCTGGCGTTCGGCGCGGCGATCCTGCCGGACGGCCGCGGGCGTGGCGGTGGGCGCGCGCTGCTCGCCGCGGCGTTGGACCACGCCAGGCGGTGCGGCGCGCACAAGATCGAGCTCGAGGTCTGGCCGGACAACGCCCGGGCCATCGCGCTCTACAGCCGTGTGGGGTTCACCGTCGAGGGCGTGCGGCGCGATCACTACCGCCGCCGCGACGGCTCGCTCCGTTCGACCATGCTGATGGCGATCGCGATCGACCGAGGCGCCGCGTCCGACGCCACCTGA
- a CDS encoding DUF3237 domain-containing protein yields MPELIKELEYRAELGEVDEVGSGPFGQRVIANVTGGEVTGDRLKGTIVGAGADWLLIGPDGFGRLDVRVTVKTVDGAFIYVHLNGLLEMTAGVTAVIQGGDTPTNFGEQYFFTNPRMETGDERYSWVNQTMFIGEGRLVPGLAVEYRVYRIANS; encoded by the coding sequence ATGCCTGAACTGATTAAGGAGCTCGAGTATCGCGCTGAACTCGGTGAAGTCGACGAAGTGGGGTCGGGCCCCTTCGGGCAGCGGGTCATCGCGAATGTGACCGGTGGCGAGGTCACCGGTGACCGGCTCAAAGGCACGATCGTCGGCGCGGGTGCTGACTGGCTCCTCATCGGCCCCGACGGTTTCGGCCGTCTTGACGTGCGCGTGACCGTCAAGACGGTGGACGGGGCATTCATTTACGTCCATCTCAACGGGCTACTTGAGATGACAGCCGGCGTCACGGCCGTCATCCAAGGCGGCGACACCCCGACGAATTTCGGTGAGCAGTATTTCTTCACCAACCCGAGGATGGAGACAGGCGACGAGAGGTATTCCTGGGTCAATCAAACTATGTTTATTGGGGAGGGTCGACTGGTCCCTGGCCTCGCGGTGGAGTACCGCGTGTACCGGATCGCCAACTCCTGA